GTACCCCGCTCGCCCCCGCGCTCGGCATCGGGGCCTTCGCCGAGAAGACCCTGGTCGCGGCCGGACAGGCGGTCAAGGTCGACCCCAGCGCCCGTCCCGAAGCGGCCGGCCTCATCGGCTGCGGGGTGATGGCGGGGTACGGCGCGGCCGTGCACACCGGCGGGGTGGGCAGCGGGGACACCGTCGCCGTCATCGGCTGCGGCGGGGTCGGCAACGCGGCGATCGCCGGTGCCTCGATCGCCGGCGCGCGCCGGGTCATCGCGGTCGACATCGACGACCGGAAGCTGGACGGCGCCACCCGCTTCGGCGCCACCCACACCGTCAACTCCCGTGGTACGGACCCCGTCGAGGCGGTCCGGGGACTGACCGGCGGCCATGGCGCGGATGTGGTGATCGACGCGGTGGGCCGCCCCGAGACCTACCGGCAGGCCTTCTCCATGCGCGATCTGGCCGGCACCCTGGTCCAGGTCGGTGTCCCCGACCCGGACATGCGCATCGAACTGCCGCTCATCGACCTCTTCTCGCGCGGCGGCGCCCTGAAGTCCTCCTGGTACGGCGACTGCCTGCCCAGCCGGGATTTCCCCGTCCTGATCGACCGCTACCTCAGCGGACGGCTCGACCTCGGCGGATTCGTCACCGAGACGATCGCCCTGGACGAGGTGGAGTCCGCGTTCGACAAGATGCGCGACGGCCGGGTACTGCGCTCCGTCGTGGTCCTGTAACGGCGTTACACCCACCCTCGGTTGACCACCCCGACCAGCAGGAGGAGGGACATGTCCCGTACGCCCGCCCACAGTTCCCGTGTGGTTGTCATCGGTGCCGGCATCGTCGGCTGCTCCCT
This genomic stretch from Streptomyces nigrescens harbors:
- a CDS encoding S-(hydroxymethyl)mycothiol dehydrogenase → MPHEVHAVVAAKRGAPVELRTIVVPDPGPGEVLVAVQACGVCHTDLHYRDGAISEEFPFLLGHEAAGVVESVGPGVTDLAPGDYVVLAWRAPCGSCRSCRRGRPWYCFDSRNAGQPMTLLDGTPLAPALGIGAFAEKTLVAAGQAVKVDPSARPEAAGLIGCGVMAGYGAAVHTGGVGSGDTVAVIGCGGVGNAAIAGASIAGARRVIAVDIDDRKLDGATRFGATHTVNSRGTDPVEAVRGLTGGHGADVVIDAVGRPETYRQAFSMRDLAGTLVQVGVPDPDMRIELPLIDLFSRGGALKSSWYGDCLPSRDFPVLIDRYLSGRLDLGGFVTETIALDEVESAFDKMRDGRVLRSVVVL